In Silene latifolia isolate original U9 population chromosome 6, ASM4854445v1, whole genome shotgun sequence, the genomic window CTTCAAGTTCAATAAAACCGTAAGTTGTGACATGACCCGACAAAAGTGACTCACAGTAGAGGTGATCCTCAAAACTCTTCATAAATCGACCACATTTTGGCGTCCACCTTTCATTTTATACAATGCTTGAAATGTGACCCGAAATAACTAAAACTTTCGTAAAAACAGATGAAACACAGCTCAAAAACAACAGTCGATGATTAATTCAATGTCAATAGAATTTCTGTACATAAAGCCAACTTTTTTGGCCAGCATTAGCATTTGACAACCAAACTCAACGGCTAACTCAAGTGCAGAACAATTGCTCTGTGCGCCCACTACTATCCACATGCTACCAATAATAACTGATACGCGGGAAGATAATCTGTATGTTCTTTTTCGTCTCAGAGACATGGAAGAATTTGCTCAATTCAATTATACCATCCAAGTAGGCGAAGCTTCATGCCCAAAACAAGCTTCCATTTCTCTCAATTCCACTGATATCATTTGGAACACCCATCATTTAGTAGATCTTGTTAAACCCGGAAGGAGGAGGGGATTCGTTCATTCTACTTGGCAAGAAAGCTTCCCTTTCAAGAGAAACTTGAAGGCTTGACATGACTTTGCTGTAAGAAATCCACAGTATAGGGGAAGCACAAAAGGCATAGGCAAACACGACAAGTGCCCTTACAACCCCGTCTTTGTACCAAGGGTAAGCCATCACTAGAAGCACCCCGAATATCCCAAGACCTGGGGTTATCACAGGTAATGTGGGTAACATGAAGGTGTTAATGGTTATGGAAGAAAGGGCAAAAGAGCCTAATAAGTAAAGGGCCCACCCCACCAAAGGGTGAATAGTGTGAGGGACAATACAAAAGGGAATGACGTAGGCTGCTATAACTGACGCCAATGCTATGAATTTCAGACCCACGTGGTATGCAGTCACGCTCTTGCTGTCAAAACGCCGGTAGCAAAGCTTGGAAACGTTTGGTCGAGCCAACCGAGTTATGGCAATTATTCCTAGGTAAAGAACTATCTCGATCAACACCATAGGAATCTCAGCTTGATACCTACAAATTAAAATAGGTTATCAGAGAATGTAATTTGTTCTTTCGAGTTAATTGCATTGTTTTCATGGTCACAAATTGATGTACTCGCTTAGACCTAGCAAACATGACACTCTATTGGATTTCGGGTACTGCTGGTGGGCGCGTGTCAAATTGGGTTCTAGTCATTTTGAGAACATTGCTTGCCTAGTGCATTTCGCTATATCAGTATATTCTTTACATGTGCATGTCAATTTGGGTCAGATCATTCAGATGGAGTCAATTTCGTCAAGTCCTTCCTAGCTACTCCTTGCTCTTTTAACGTCCATGGGTATCACCCTAACCTAACTAGCTAATCAAGATGAGTGTTTGACACATACCCAAGAGTTTTGCGGCGTTGTTCGTGCCATGAGAATCCAAGAGGGAGAGCAGGATATGACCACCAATACCATGGCTTCATCCATACTGCTCCAGGAAAGGTGATCACGCTGTTTGGTCCACAAGGCACATTCCAGCGTAGTTTGAGGTCTGTAACATTATAAAGTTAACAAGTATTAGAAAAAGACAATCCAAATGAAACAACGATGACATTAACTGTGATATGATCGATTATACTTACAGAAGTAAGAAGCATCCATTTGATAACCCAAAGGAAGCCTATAGTTCCCATCAAGCTTGGTGCCATTAGCCGGAGGATGAAACATAGGCATATCAAGCAAGTCTGCAAAATAGCCACCGATAAAACCCTGGTCTGCTCCGTCTGGATTAGGCGTTCCTATCTCCAGTTCATGAAGCATGTCCTTGAAAACCTTCTTAGACGGCTATAATCCACAACAGAAAATCTTAGAATGAATGTAAGCAGTGAAGatataaaaaccaaaaaaaaaacaggtccgaGATTTTGAATCTCTAGCCCAAGAACATTAGACCAGCTTATGCGGTTAATTACCTGTAGGACAAAGAGACCGGTGTGGAAGATGCAGGGATTGATAAAGGCTGCACAAAACTGGCCACACTGAAACAACTCATCGGTCTTCTGGAGGAATAGATTGTCAGCATCAAGCATGACCACTCTATCGTACTCCACAAGGTTCCAAGCATAGAGTTTGTTAAGAGTTAACTTGAATCTGTCATGATCGTTGCTAGCAATATAAGGGTTGAACACATTCTCTACTCTCACTACCTTAAGTCCATCTTCTACTTCCCtgaaaacaatcacttttgatcaGCCAAATTGGATGACTTgtttcatttttatttatttatttttgcatcaTATAGACCGGATCTATTATGCAATGACCGTGCTACAGATGCAATTAATCAATTCCGCAATCAAACAATACTTGTTACTACCTCCATCCAATTTACTCCGTATTTGATATTAACTTCCATTACTAGACATTTTCAGATACATAGATTTAAAAGTCATAATTGTCATGTTgcattttataaaataaaataaaataaaagttaaTAATTAACATTCTGCAACAAACTATAAAAATTGTGCAAAGTATTTTTATGAATATTAAATTCTTGGATCATAAAAGTCAAATGGAAACAACACAAATAGGAACAATTGTACATATGCTTTACAAGTTTACATCATCTATAATATGTACAATTGTATTCCTCTGTTCCAATCATtagtttacctttgattaaaatacttctcACAAAGAATATAAACGATATATAAATGATTATGAAGTAAGGAGTAAGTATATATAGTATTCCATATATAGTTTATATACTACTCTACAAGTATAGTTGAATAATACTCCATATATGGTAgataaaaattgaacaaataaaatatttatgttAACTAATATGGTTAAAATAAATGACATCATGAGTGTACGCAAGCTAATGCAGAAATTATGCCAAAGTTCAAATCATTTGTACACTTATAGGTAGACCTGGCCAACTGAAAAGGACAGCCCAACCCGATCCAGCCTCGAGAGTTGTCAATCCCAAGGCCCTCCTGGCCCAACCCTGACCTTGCACCAGATCGGGCCTTCCCAACCCAACGCATCTACGCccattaaaaataataaaaacatggCAGCATGAGTCTGTTCATGGCTAGACATGAGTTAGGCCGACCCAGTAAGACCCTTACGGCCTTACCACAGGCCGGTTGACGATCTAGGTTGCTTGACCTGGGCCGTTGCCAAGTCTAGTTATATAGAAATTAGACAATCAATGTGATATTTAAGTGATGTTTAATCACACATTTTAGTCTCGAAAGATTGCTGGCAAAAAAAAGTCTTCAGAAACAAGGACTACTGAAAATGAAAGGCCATGACACCCAATGTTATCCGTACAGCTCTAGGTCGGCAATATTGTAGTAGTAGTAGACTAGTAGTTCAACTAACCAGTAACATTATCTATGTCTGACCAAACAGCTAGTCTGtcttaataataaaacgggttaaatattaTTCCATATGTGCATATAAGACAAATCTTTTGTTTTTCACACTATATTCTGCAAAGCTTAAGAGAAATATACCGGTCTTAAATGAGAAGTTGCCATGACCAAATTAATGTGTATAGCTCAAGGAATAGATGCACAAGTAAGTATTTGCCTATTTGGTGCCCATAAGGCCATAACTCATTTCGCCTTCTAATATAATATTCCTACATATTTTTGTTCCTTGCATATATAAGTAGATAAAATGATGATCAGACGCCCAAAAGGCCATATATAAAAGAGAAATTTATAAAAATAATCAGATTTAGCTAATAAAATTTCCTACATTAGCCTTTAGTTTTTTGAGTACGAATGAAACCCTGAGTTCCCATTCTTTTACAAAGATATGTAGTCGTTCAACCCCACGATGTGATGAGTCGAGCTGTCGAGATCGAGGTGTCAAcgactccgtcaagatatactcttTGGTAATAACAAAAACATCACGTATAACCAATAAACCCAAAAACTGAATAGAGCAAGTCTAATAAAAAAGATGATGCAATGAATTTATGAACACCTTTTTACAACTAAAGTAAAAAAGCATGAATAAAAGAATTGGTTATCAATCAAGTAAAAAAATGTGTACACTTATTATGAAAATACGTTTGGATCACGATAAACAAATCACAAAGAAAACATAAGGCATAAAAGATTGATCTTTCAATAACTCAGTGAGAGGCCGGTTTTCTTAAACTTTTGTAAATTGAAAAATACCATATGGATGCTAC contains:
- the LOC141587231 gene encoding putative glucuronosyltransferase PGSIP8, coding for MCIIRRRTTSLVALLVVLVGLIAAGEAELKYKNAYATMMYMGTPRDYEFYVATRVMMRSLLKLDVQADRVVIASLDVPLRWVRTMEVEDGLKVVRVENVFNPYIASNDHDRFKLTLNKLYAWNLVEYDRVVMLDADNLFLQKTDELFQCGQFCAAFINPCIFHTGLFVLQPSKKVFKDMLHELEIGTPNPDGADQGFIGGYFADLLDMPMFHPPANGTKLDGNYRLPLGYQMDASYFYLKLRWNVPCGPNSVITFPGAVWMKPWYWWSYPALPLGFSWHEQRRKTLGYQAEIPMVLIEIVLYLGIIAITRLARPNVSKLCYRRFDSKSVTAYHVGLKFIALASVIAAYVIPFCIVPHTIHPLVGWALYLLGSFALSSITINTFMLPTLPVITPGLGIFGVLLVMAYPWYKDGVVRALVVFAYAFCASPILWISYSKVMSSLQVSLEREAFLPSRMNESPPPSGFNKIY